From Salipiger profundus, a single genomic window includes:
- a CDS encoding ATP-binding protein yields the protein MISRHLNSLRVQLILLVVAALVVAQLVSLFLFADERSLAIRAALGFEAAGRAANVARLIDEAPPNLHLSILRAANSPLVRFDLSETASVQHTDHSDGGLVEARIRTLLDDSYSRDIRVELHQVEGELMPLPNLSREMTDMHMAMMRGELTAVEMNLSIATRGGQWLNVGTRFEKPPIQWPLYSMLTFAMSAGLLLVVVIWFVMTRLTGPLRRLARAADSLGRGEDVAELPVAGPTEVRDLTGAFNRMQDRLTRFVGDRTRMLAALGHDLRSPLTAMRVQAEMVDDIETRDSLVASVEEMQGMVDATLTFARGLTGSEQPETVDLHDFLEALCADMPRGFVIDAGPRVEARLRPNAMRRALRNVIENADRYGGGATVGWHRQGDTLVLTVEDDGPGIPRDKLEKVFDPFYRIEESRSRETGGHGLGLSIARTIVQAHGGDITLRNRETGGLGAAISIPLAPETTDERRKR from the coding sequence GTGATATCGCGGCATCTGAATTCACTGCGGGTCCAGTTGATACTGCTTGTCGTCGCAGCACTTGTCGTGGCCCAACTGGTCAGCCTCTTTCTCTTTGCCGATGAGCGAAGTCTCGCAATTCGCGCCGCCCTGGGCTTCGAAGCTGCCGGCCGTGCGGCGAACGTGGCGCGGCTCATCGACGAGGCACCGCCCAACCTTCATCTCTCGATCCTCAGGGCCGCGAATTCCCCGCTGGTGCGCTTCGATCTGTCCGAGACCGCGTCGGTTCAGCATACGGATCATTCCGACGGCGGACTTGTCGAAGCCCGGATCCGGACCTTGCTCGACGACAGCTACAGTCGCGACATTCGCGTGGAGCTGCACCAGGTCGAAGGCGAGCTGATGCCGCTGCCCAATCTGTCCCGCGAGATGACCGACATGCACATGGCGATGATGCGGGGCGAACTGACCGCGGTCGAGATGAACCTTTCCATCGCCACCCGGGGCGGTCAGTGGCTCAACGTTGGCACCCGGTTCGAAAAACCGCCGATCCAGTGGCCGCTTTATTCCATGCTCACCTTTGCCATGTCGGCGGGGCTTCTGCTGGTCGTGGTTATCTGGTTCGTCATGACGCGTCTGACCGGGCCGTTGCGACGGCTGGCGCGCGCGGCAGACAGCCTTGGCCGGGGCGAGGACGTGGCCGAGCTTCCCGTGGCTGGGCCGACCGAAGTGCGCGATCTGACCGGAGCCTTCAACCGCATGCAGGATCGCCTGACGAGGTTCGTGGGCGACCGGACGCGGATGCTGGCCGCACTGGGGCATGACCTCCGCTCGCCGCTGACCGCCATGCGGGTGCAGGCCGAGATGGTGGACGACATCGAAACGCGCGACAGCCTCGTCGCCTCGGTCGAAGAAATGCAGGGGATGGTCGATGCGACGCTGACCTTCGCGCGCGGGCTGACCGGGTCGGAGCAGCCCGAGACCGTCGACCTGCACGATTTCCTCGAGGCTTTGTGCGCGGACATGCCCCGAGGGTTCGTCATCGACGCCGGGCCTCGGGTCGAAGCGCGCCTGCGGCCGAACGCCATGCGGCGGGCGCTGCGCAACGTGATCGAAAACGCCGACCGCTACGGGGGCGGCGCCACGGTCGGTTGGCATCGCCAGGGCGATACCCTCGTGCTGACGGTCGAGGACGATGGCCCCGGCATTCCCCGGGACAAGCTCGAGAAGGTCTTCGACCCCTTCTACCGGATCGAGGAGTCGCGCTCACGCGAAACCGGGGGGCACGGCCTGGGCCTGTCGATCGCGCGGACGATCGTCCAGGCGCATGGCGGTGACATCACTCTGCGGAACCGCGAAACCGGCGGTCTTGGCGCGGCGATCTCGATCCCGCTTGCCCCCGAAACAACCGATGAAAGGAGAAAGCGATGA
- a CDS encoding response regulator, protein MGQPPHILVVDDHAQIRESVTRYLVKNGMRATAAKDAADMDAKLAAGHFDLVVLDVMMPGEDGLSVCRRLAAEGAVPVIMLTALGEEPDRIAGLEIGADDYLSKPFNPRELLARIRSVLRRSSRSESLAGKLAGRKVRFEHLVLDTDRQILVDDEQGEIPLTDSEFRLLIVMLERARMVLSRDQLLDLTAGRTAGPLDRTIDNQISRLRRKIEPDVLRPRIIRTVRNGGYCLATDVEEEG, encoded by the coding sequence ATGGGCCAGCCTCCGCATATTCTTGTCGTGGACGATCACGCGCAGATCCGCGAAAGCGTGACGCGATACCTCGTGAAGAACGGGATGCGCGCGACCGCGGCGAAGGACGCGGCCGACATGGATGCGAAGCTCGCGGCCGGGCATTTCGATCTCGTCGTTCTGGACGTGATGATGCCGGGCGAAGACGGGCTCTCGGTCTGTCGAAGGCTGGCCGCCGAGGGCGCGGTGCCGGTCATCATGCTGACCGCTCTCGGAGAAGAGCCGGACCGAATCGCAGGGCTCGAGATCGGGGCCGACGACTACCTCTCCAAGCCGTTCAACCCGCGCGAACTGCTGGCCAGGATCAGGTCGGTCCTGCGGCGGAGCAGCCGGTCCGAGTCCCTTGCCGGCAAGCTGGCGGGGCGGAAGGTGCGTTTCGAGCATCTCGTGCTCGACACCGACCGGCAGATCCTCGTCGACGACGAGCAGGGCGAGATCCCTCTCACCGACTCGGAATTCCGGCTTCTGATCGTCATGCTCGAGCGCGCGCGGATGGTGCTGAGCCGCGACCAGCTGCTTGACCTGACGGCGGGCCGCACGGCAGGGCCGCTCGACCGGACGATCGACAACCAGATCAGCCGATTGCGCCGCAAGATCGAGCCCGATGTCCTGCGTCCGAGGATCATCAGAACGGTGCGCAACGGTGGGTATTGCCTGGCCACCGACGTGGAGGAGGAGGGGTGA
- a CDS encoding calcium-binding protein — MPTLARKAIILSITMLTAGAALADSGHHDRDGSGPRMGRDAMPMGGDRHEMMEHMMRMMTLMHGSDTMGPGMGVMGGPGMGGMSMMDRDMMQMMMGPGMMNDMPGGRPGRMMQSRLENYDADGDGALDLDEFAEWHAAMLHETMVDRFQHLDADGDGTITSEEMKALAGRVTRMGGGDPDKRPMMQGDDTGDRPMMQGMPDQN, encoded by the coding sequence ATGCCGACACTCGCAAGGAAAGCAATCATTCTCTCAATCACCATGCTGACCGCCGGAGCAGCTCTGGCCGACAGCGGCCACCACGATCGCGATGGCTCGGGGCCTCGCATGGGCCGCGACGCCATGCCGATGGGCGGCGACAGGCACGAGATGATGGAGCACATGATGCGCATGATGACGCTGATGCACGGCTCGGACACGATGGGCCCGGGCATGGGTGTCATGGGCGGTCCCGGCATGGGCGGAATGTCCATGATGGACCGCGACATGATGCAGATGATGATGGGACCGGGCATGATGAACGATATGCCCGGGGGCAGGCCCGGCCGGATGATGCAGTCGCGCCTCGAGAACTACGACGCGGACGGCGACGGCGCGCTGGACCTCGACGAGTTCGCCGAGTGGCACGCCGCGATGCTGCACGAAACCATGGTGGACCGCTTCCAGCATCTCGACGCGGACGGTGACGGCACGATCACCTCGGAGGAGATGAAAGCCCTCGCCGGCCGCGTGACCCGGATGGGCGGCGGCGACCCGGACAAGCGGCCGATGATGCAGGGCGATGACACGGGCGACCGCCCGATGATGCAGGGCATGCCGGACCAGAACTGA
- a CDS encoding DUF302 domain-containing protein encodes MSYTHDRLLKGVSIDDAQAHLRASLPNDGFGVLTEIDGEMDGDRILGACNPKMACGAIGIEPRVGAMLPCNGILRETDGRSEISAIAPIVWMTAIDNDACTPSPGRSAICLSVPSMPPDPVRS; translated from the coding sequence ATGAGCTACACGCACGACCGCCTGCTGAAAGGTGTCTCCATCGACGATGCCCAGGCGCACCTCCGCGCGTCGCTCCCGAATGACGGGTTCGGCGTCCTGACCGAGATCGATGGCGAGATGGATGGCGACCGCATCCTCGGCGCCTGCAACCCCAAGATGGCCTGCGGGGCCATCGGGATCGAGCCCCGCGTCGGCGCGATGCTGCCCTGCAACGGGATCCTGCGCGAGACCGATGGCAGGAGCGAGATCAGCGCGATCGCCCCCATCGTCTGGATGACGGCCATCGACAACGACGCCTGCACGCCGTCGCCGGGCAGGTCCGCGATATGCTTGTCGGTGCCGTCGATGCCGCCTGATCCCGTCCGGTCATGA
- a CDS encoding ion channel: MGLVALVGLVHHYALYFLGRAAPRPDFSATLAIQSTFIGLLLLHVAEILALAAANRWLLGWEGLGGPASAPLSWADLIYLTGVNFTTLGYTQIELAGNIRIVTMLQSLGGFMILTWSATYLFTVCQKSWQRAENE, translated from the coding sequence GTGGGCCTCGTCGCCCTCGTGGGCCTTGTCCACCACTATGCCCTCTATTTCCTCGGTAGGGCGGCACCGCGGCCGGATTTCAGCGCGACGCTGGCGATACAGTCGACCTTCATCGGTCTGCTGCTTCTCCACGTCGCCGAGATCCTGGCCCTTGCCGCGGCGAACCGTTGGCTGCTGGGCTGGGAGGGGCTGGGCGGGCCCGCCTCCGCTCCGCTGTCGTGGGCCGACCTCATCTACCTGACCGGGGTGAACTTCACCACGCTGGGCTACACGCAGATCGAACTGGCCGGTAACATAAGGATCGTGACCATGCTGCAATCGCTGGGCGGCTTCATGATCCTGACCTGGTCGGCGACTTACCTCTTCACCGTGTGCCAGAAGAGCTGGCAACGCGCCGAAAACGAATGA
- a CDS encoding TVP38/TMEM64 family protein — MAALVVAWLTGWPPDGLDRETVARWVASAGPWGPLAVIGLMTAAVVASPLPSAPIALAAGAAYGHYAGAAYVALGSEAGAISAFLIARGAGRGAVERMLGNKRDYGLLGSQNALTLTVFVSRLLPFVSFDAMSYAAGLSRLHFWRFALATLAGILPASFVLAHFGSLAMEGDLGTAEWIVLGLGLLTAVPLVLMALRGGTGASRRQTERTQDKERIE; from the coding sequence TTGGCTGCGTTGGTCGTGGCGTGGCTGACCGGCTGGCCGCCCGATGGCCTCGACCGGGAGACCGTCGCCCGCTGGGTGGCGAGCGCCGGACCGTGGGGCCCGCTTGCCGTGATCGGCCTGATGACGGCGGCGGTCGTGGCCAGCCCGCTGCCCAGTGCGCCGATCGCGCTCGCCGCCGGGGCGGCATACGGGCATTACGCGGGCGCGGCCTATGTCGCGCTCGGCTCCGAGGCCGGCGCGATCTCGGCCTTTCTCATCGCGCGCGGGGCCGGCCGCGGCGCGGTCGAGCGCATGCTCGGGAACAAGCGCGACTACGGCCTGCTCGGCTCGCAGAACGCGCTGACGCTGACCGTCTTCGTCAGCCGACTGTTGCCCTTCGTGTCCTTCGACGCGATGAGCTATGCCGCCGGGCTGAGCCGCCTGCACTTCTGGCGCTTCGCGCTGGCGACCCTCGCCGGGATCCTGCCGGCCAGCTTCGTGCTCGCGCATTTCGGGAGCCTGGCCATGGAGGGTGATTTAGGCACGGCGGAGTGGATCGTCCTCGGCCTCGGACTGCTGACCGCGGTGCCGCTCGTGCTGATGGCCCTGCGCGGCGGAACGGGCGCGAGCCGACGGCAGACCGAACGGACCCAGGACAAGGAACGCATTGAATGA
- a CDS encoding APC family permease, with protein MSSDYRKDSITLLDAIAMGTGVMIGAGILALTGQIADLAGPLFPFAFIAGAVVTAFSACTYVKMSNAYPSAGGIGMILQKAYGPTTVAAGAALLMALSMVINESLVARTFANYLLRGLDMPRDTWMVPAISVGVIFFAWLVNISGNRSVGWLSVLMAALKVGGITLFGAAALWAGGFSFEATGRGGETTGAAGFVASMALAILAFKGFTTITNSGAEITKPHRNVGRAIVISIAVCTLVYLLVAFAVGSSLPLDRIVEARDYALAEAAEPALGRTGFYLTVALALVATASGLIASVFAVSRMLAMLTDMKMIPHSHFGMPGVIRDHTLVYTVVIASLLTVFFDLSRIASLGAFFYLVMDILIHWGVFRNLREEVGARGWILLTAIGLDAVVLAAFAAMKWQADPSIVLIAVTAMAVVFVFEHVFLRLRPPPRHHHRHGA; from the coding sequence ATGAGCTCCGACTATCGGAAAGACAGCATCACGCTTCTCGACGCCATCGCCATGGGCACCGGCGTGATGATCGGCGCCGGCATCCTTGCGCTTACCGGCCAGATCGCCGACCTCGCCGGTCCGCTCTTTCCCTTCGCCTTCATCGCCGGCGCGGTCGTGACCGCCTTCAGCGCCTGCACCTACGTCAAGATGTCGAACGCCTACCCCTCGGCGGGCGGCATCGGGATGATCCTGCAGAAGGCCTACGGGCCGACAACCGTCGCTGCCGGTGCCGCCCTGCTCATGGCGTTGTCGATGGTGATCAACGAAAGCCTCGTGGCCCGAACCTTTGCCAACTACCTGCTCCGCGGGCTCGACATGCCGCGCGACACATGGATGGTGCCCGCGATCAGTGTCGGCGTGATCTTCTTCGCGTGGCTCGTCAACATCTCGGGGAACCGTTCGGTCGGGTGGCTCTCGGTCCTGATGGCCGCCCTCAAGGTCGGCGGCATCACGCTCTTCGGCGCGGCGGCGCTCTGGGCCGGCGGGTTCAGCTTCGAGGCCACGGGCCGCGGCGGAGAAACGACCGGGGCCGCCGGCTTCGTCGCCTCGATGGCGCTGGCCATCCTCGCCTTCAAGGGCTTCACCACCATCACCAACAGCGGCGCCGAGATAACCAAGCCGCACCGCAACGTCGGCCGCGCCATCGTCATCTCCATCGCGGTCTGCACGCTGGTCTACCTGCTGGTCGCCTTCGCCGTCGGCAGCAGTCTGCCGCTCGACCGGATCGTCGAAGCCAGGGACTATGCGCTGGCCGAGGCCGCCGAGCCCGCGCTCGGGCGCACCGGCTTCTACCTCACCGTTGCGCTCGCGCTTGTTGCCACGGCCTCGGGCCTGATCGCGAGCGTCTTTGCCGTGTCGCGCATGCTGGCGATGCTCACCGACATGAAGATGATCCCGCACAGCCATTTCGGGATGCCCGGCGTTATCCGCGACCACACGCTGGTCTACACGGTGGTGATCGCCTCGCTGCTGACGGTCTTCTTTGACCTCAGCCGCATCGCCTCGCTCGGGGCGTTCTTCTACCTGGTCATGGACATCCTCATCCACTGGGGCGTCTTCCGGAACCTGCGCGAGGAAGTCGGCGCCCGCGGCTGGATCCTGCTGACGGCCATCGGGCTCGACGCCGTGGTGCTTGCTGCTTTCGCGGCGATGAAATGGCAGGCAGACCCGTCGATCGTGCTGATCGCCGTCACCGCGATGGCGGTGGTCTTCGTCTTCGAGCACGTTTTCCTGCGACTGCGCCCACCGCCGCGGCATCACCATCGACATGGCGCTTGA